One stretch of Roseimicrobium sp. ORNL1 DNA includes these proteins:
- a CDS encoding prenyltransferase/squalene oxidase repeat-containing protein yields MSEQQSSSGNPVPPPNPGVPPVQIQSLTPGGSSSSAVPIPAAPVIPPPTASSAVQLETAAYEEGAPVYAEGHPEFQQPHYAPAPKKNIFVQYWNKVGGGSFLISLLIHAGLLIGAFFIVKEYSTEKKVDFLPGGGNKEGQQASQQLSQKVQNKKRSSLNKSNPMRKVVSMSATSAISLPEVPMESIDMPEMSSLMGGSMGSGGFGSGGAGGGFGKGTGIGGNTGFVSLPPSMRSRCSSAERLQKLKESGGTAECERAVSNALEYLKSKQKPDGSWGTNSKGAMTGFALLCFLGRCETPESIYYGDNVMKGILFLIEMQKKNPYKMFSQATSGNAPVYEHGIATYALGEMYTLARMGSKSLPGMREAFEDGVKVIIDNQQAGGSWVYDTEKGFYSPSREDLSVTGWQYQALKAAKLTSLKINGLGPAIDKTVKYIEGKQTKDGGIGNPNREGGYNQWNLTGAGTLGLQTLAHGGKKTEIKKAIGFAHELFKKEPPEFTTGDMYGWYYYHQCFFQYGGEEWKYWNELVLPQLLKAQQPDGSWKPNGAAHNPSAGGDNVYSTALCTLMLEVYYRYLKVGDREQKSMFDR; encoded by the coding sequence ATGAGTGAACAGCAATCATCCAGTGGCAATCCCGTGCCACCGCCGAATCCCGGCGTGCCGCCCGTCCAGATCCAGTCTCTGACCCCTGGTGGGAGCAGCTCTTCTGCCGTGCCGATTCCGGCTGCGCCCGTGATTCCGCCTCCCACGGCATCCTCCGCGGTGCAGCTCGAGACGGCTGCCTATGAAGAAGGCGCACCCGTCTATGCCGAGGGGCACCCTGAGTTTCAGCAGCCGCACTACGCTCCGGCCCCCAAGAAGAATATCTTTGTCCAGTACTGGAACAAGGTGGGTGGCGGTTCCTTCCTCATCAGCTTGCTCATCCACGCCGGCCTGCTCATTGGTGCCTTCTTCATTGTGAAGGAGTACAGCACGGAGAAGAAGGTCGACTTCCTCCCCGGTGGCGGCAACAAGGAAGGGCAGCAGGCTAGCCAGCAGCTCTCCCAGAAGGTGCAGAACAAAAAGCGCAGCTCGCTGAACAAGAGCAATCCCATGCGCAAGGTGGTGTCCATGAGTGCCACGAGCGCCATTTCGCTTCCGGAAGTGCCGATGGAGTCCATCGACATGCCGGAAATGAGCAGCCTCATGGGCGGCTCGATGGGCAGTGGTGGTTTCGGCAGCGGCGGTGCGGGTGGTGGATTTGGCAAGGGTACCGGCATCGGTGGCAATACCGGCTTCGTGAGCCTGCCTCCCTCCATGAGAAGCCGCTGCAGCAGCGCGGAACGTCTTCAGAAGCTCAAGGAAAGCGGTGGCACTGCCGAGTGTGAGCGCGCCGTGAGCAATGCCTTGGAATATCTCAAGAGCAAGCAGAAGCCGGATGGCAGCTGGGGCACCAACTCCAAGGGCGCCATGACTGGCTTTGCCCTCCTGTGTTTCCTCGGCCGCTGCGAGACGCCGGAGTCCATCTACTACGGCGACAATGTGATGAAGGGCATTCTCTTCCTCATTGAGATGCAGAAGAAGAATCCCTACAAGATGTTCAGCCAGGCCACCTCGGGCAACGCTCCAGTGTACGAGCACGGCATCGCGACCTACGCCCTCGGCGAGATGTACACGCTGGCTCGTATGGGCAGCAAGTCGCTCCCGGGCATGCGCGAGGCATTTGAGGACGGCGTGAAGGTCATCATCGACAACCAGCAAGCTGGCGGCAGCTGGGTGTATGACACGGAGAAGGGCTTCTACTCTCCCAGCCGCGAGGACCTTTCCGTCACGGGCTGGCAATACCAGGCGCTCAAGGCCGCCAAGCTCACCAGCCTGAAGATCAATGGCCTGGGTCCTGCCATCGACAAGACCGTGAAGTACATCGAGGGCAAGCAGACCAAGGACGGCGGCATCGGCAACCCCAACCGTGAAGGTGGCTACAACCAGTGGAACCTGACCGGCGCCGGCACTCTGGGTCTCCAGACGCTCGCCCATGGTGGCAAGAAGACGGAAATCAAGAAGGCCATCGGCTTCGCACACGAACTCTTCAAGAAGGAGCCGCCGGAATTCACCACGGGCGACATGTACGGCTGGTACTACTACCACCAGTGCTTCTTCCAGTATGGCGGTGAGGAATGGAAATACTGGAACGAGCTTGTGCTTCCGCAGCTCCTCAAGGCCCAGCAGCCGGATGGCAGCTGGAAGCCCAATGGCGCCGCGCACAATCCTTCCGCCGGTGGCGACAATGTCTACTCCACTGCCCTGTGCACCCTCATGCTGGAGGTGTACTACCGCTACCTGAAGGTCGGCGACCGCGAGCAGAAGTCGATGTTCGACCGGTAA
- a CDS encoding terpene cyclase/mutase family protein → MKRNLLEVYWEKVGGGSFLVSLVIHAGLLIGAFFVVKEYQQEPEVDFMPHGEGAAMHQANVNLTKTVQNSKTSRLKDSLRPQRLVVPGPSNHLMLPESPMDVELPDVSPDLGSGGPMGVPGPGTGKFGPGGQPGGSTGQGTASRWVQLPISMRGRCGSAERLQKLKESGGSAECERAVSNALEYLKSKQKPDGSWGTNSKGAMTGFALLCYLGRCETPESIYYGDNVMKGILFLVEMQKKNPYKMFSQATSGNGPVYEHGIATYALGEMYALARMGGKSLPGMREAFEDGVKVIIDNQQPGGSWVYDTEKGFYSPGREDLSVTGWQYQALKSAKLSGLQIEGLNGAIEKTVKYLEGKQTKDGGIGTMNREGSYNQWNLTGAGTLGLQTLAHGGKKTEIKKAIAFAHDLFKKEPPAFETGDMYGWYYYHQAFFQNGGEEWKYWNEAVLPQILKAQQADGSWKPNGAAHNPSAGGDNVYSTALCTLMLEVYYRYLKVGDRERGSLFDR, encoded by the coding sequence GTGAAAAGGAATCTCCTTGAGGTCTATTGGGAGAAGGTGGGCGGTGGGTCGTTTCTCGTCAGCCTGGTGATTCACGCTGGGCTCTTGATTGGGGCCTTCTTCGTGGTGAAGGAATACCAGCAGGAACCCGAAGTGGACTTCATGCCTCACGGAGAGGGTGCGGCAATGCATCAAGCAAATGTCAATCTCACGAAGACGGTTCAGAACTCAAAGACCAGCAGACTGAAAGATTCTCTCAGGCCACAGAGGCTTGTGGTTCCCGGGCCGTCAAACCATCTGATGTTGCCTGAGTCCCCCATGGACGTCGAGTTGCCGGACGTGTCTCCCGACCTCGGGAGCGGCGGCCCCATGGGTGTGCCCGGTCCAGGTACAGGGAAGTTTGGGCCAGGTGGTCAACCGGGTGGGAGCACAGGTCAGGGAACTGCTTCCCGCTGGGTGCAACTCCCCATTTCCATGCGGGGCCGCTGCGGCAGCGCAGAACGTCTTCAGAAACTCAAGGAGAGCGGCGGCTCCGCCGAGTGTGAGCGCGCGGTGAGCAACGCGCTGGAATACCTCAAGAGCAAGCAGAAGCCCGATGGCAGTTGGGGCACCAATTCCAAGGGGGCCATGACCGGCTTTGCTCTCTTGTGCTATCTCGGTCGCTGCGAGACGCCGGAGTCCATCTACTACGGGGACAATGTGATGAAGGGCATTTTGTTTCTCGTCGAGATGCAGAAAAAGAATCCCTACAAGATGTTCAGCCAGGCGACCTCGGGGAATGGGCCGGTGTATGAGCATGGCATCGCGACGTATGCCTTGGGTGAGATGTACGCGCTAGCTCGCATGGGAGGCAAATCGCTGCCGGGGATGCGCGAGGCTTTTGAGGACGGCGTGAAGGTCATCATCGACAACCAGCAGCCAGGAGGAAGCTGGGTGTATGATACGGAGAAGGGATTCTACTCACCGGGTCGTGAGGACCTCTCCGTCACTGGATGGCAATATCAGGCGCTCAAATCAGCGAAGCTCTCCGGCTTGCAGATTGAGGGTCTGAACGGCGCGATTGAGAAGACGGTGAAATATCTCGAAGGCAAGCAGACCAAGGATGGTGGTATCGGCACGATGAATCGCGAAGGCAGCTACAATCAGTGGAACCTCACGGGTGCCGGCACCTTGGGACTCCAGACACTCGCGCATGGTGGGAAGAAGACGGAAATCAAGAAGGCCATTGCGTTTGCCCATGACCTTTTCAAAAAGGAACCGCCGGCCTTCGAGACGGGCGACATGTACGGCTGGTACTACTATCACCAGGCGTTCTTCCAGAACGGTGGTGAGGAGTGGAAGTATTGGAATGAGGCGGTGCTGCCGCAGATTCTGAAGGCGCAACAGGCGGATGGCAGTTGGAAGCCCAATGGGGCGGCGCACAATCCCTCGGCGGGTGGGGATAACGTTTATTCGACCGCGCTATGCACGCTCATGCTGGAGGTGTACTACCGGTATCTGAAGGTGGGGGACAGGGAGCGGGGGTCGTTGTTTGATCGGTGA
- the aroE gene encoding shikimate dehydrogenase, whose translation MSFTVMESTSKNHYTLDELRRWEDIAPTLSPRARVAVIGDPIAHSRSPQMHNPALIARGIDAQYIRVQVPPGNVAEALGLFAKHGFVGVNCTIPHKFEALEAMHEVSPLARQLGAVNTVHIEDGKFTGYNTDGPGFLRSVAEAFGREVRDLRVLIIGAGGGAGRAVAVQSALEKCPSLLLVNRTVEKLQPLMEECAAISPTTKLEAVKWDDASLTDALTRTDLIVNATPRGMKPGDEPLFDAGLIRPAHLVYDMVYRANGTTPLIEAAKAAGSKTCDGLVLLLHQGAISFGHWFGEPVPLEDMRRGLTGEQVR comes from the coding sequence GTGTCGTTCACCGTCATGGAGAGCACCAGCAAGAATCACTACACGCTCGACGAGCTGCGTCGGTGGGAGGACATTGCACCCACGCTGTCTCCTCGTGCCCGCGTCGCCGTCATTGGCGATCCCATCGCGCACTCACGCTCGCCGCAGATGCATAACCCGGCTCTCATCGCCCGGGGTATCGATGCGCAGTACATCCGCGTGCAGGTGCCTCCGGGAAATGTGGCGGAGGCGCTCGGCTTGTTTGCGAAGCACGGCTTTGTCGGCGTGAACTGCACCATCCCGCACAAGTTCGAGGCGCTGGAGGCGATGCATGAGGTCTCTCCCCTCGCCCGTCAGCTCGGAGCGGTGAACACGGTGCACATCGAAGATGGCAAGTTCACCGGCTACAACACGGACGGCCCCGGCTTTCTGCGTTCCGTGGCCGAGGCCTTTGGCCGCGAGGTGCGTGACCTGCGCGTGCTCATCATCGGCGCCGGTGGCGGTGCCGGTCGCGCCGTCGCTGTGCAGAGCGCGCTGGAGAAATGTCCCTCCCTCTTGCTGGTAAACCGCACCGTGGAGAAGCTGCAACCTCTGATGGAAGAGTGCGCCGCCATCTCCCCCACCACCAAGCTCGAAGCCGTGAAGTGGGATGATGCCTCCCTCACCGACGCACTCACCCGCACTGACCTGATTGTGAATGCCACCCCGCGCGGCATGAAGCCAGGCGATGAACCCCTGTTCGATGCCGGACTCATTCGCCCCGCACACCTGGTATATGATATGGTGTATCGCGCCAATGGCACCACGCCTTTGATTGAAGCTGCCAAGGCTGCCGGTTCCAAGACCTGCGACGGCCTCGTGCTGCTGCTACACCAGGGAGCCATCTCCTTCGGCCACTGGTTCGGCGAACCTGTTCCGCTGGAAGACATGCGGCGGGGGCTGACGGGAGAGCAAGTGAGATAG